CCTCCCCCCATGTGTGGCCTTTATTGCTCAGTTTAACTTAAATATTTGAACATTCtgtttacctggaagcaagtTGCGCCTTGTACAGAATTATTTTGGGCAGTGTTATGTGCCAGGAGGAGGTACATAGCTATACgtagctatggggggggggtagtgaacACCAGTGTATTCCCAAATACACATGTCACCtacaaatgaaaaacagcagcTATTATGTTCCTTTCCTCTTTAAACAGACACATATCTGACAGGGTTCTGAAGAAACTTGCAAAGAAATTCATCTGCTCATGTTCTCTTCCTTTAAGTCATCCTGTACCCAAGGGTAATGTTTATAGTAATAGTAATTGCTTCCCTACAAATACATCCACAATTCCTTCACAGATAATGTGCTTTATTTTGTGCTATTACTAAGAATTTGTGCAGGCTAGATTAGTTGCCATGAACCTTACAACCCTTGGTTGTTGTACGATGATTTTGCTCAAGGCTTGAACTTCCAGCATTGATTTAGAGGGAATAAAAGAGCAAAACTGTTTCTCCACGAAACACACTGAAACATCCTGTGAAAATGAGATGGGGGGAAGGAAGACCATGAAGCTCTGAATGGGTGCTGTGAAAGAATGGATGGAGAATCAGCAACTATTAATACCCGGCATGGAATGAGTATTTGCTCTCAAGCAGCAGCAGACACAACAGGTTTATTTAGAGATGATTATTTTCTGCTACCTTTGTGGTTGCGTGGATGAATGAGATGTGCAAGATTAGCCATGTTAAAATAGTATTTGCATGTGGAATGACTAGCCCTGTGGCTGCAGTTGTACACAGGCACATGTACTACTTTGGGGGAATTTGTTTTTAAGATTCATCCTGCTGTCCAATCATCAAACTGCTTAGTGCAATCTTAAAATCTGGATTTAGATGGCTGTTTCCATCGCGGAGTGTGTGGGAGGGTGTCCATGCACAATTATGGCATCTGAAATTTTTGTTTGCAAATGTGATTGCTTCAGAGCTAATTACATGTTCAGATCTTCGAGCCAGATATAGAAGGATGAGAGGGTATCAAATGCAAAGTCAAGGTGTCAAAGCTGCACAGAAGATTATTTATTTAGCCCAATACCTTTCAAGTCTTAAGAGCCTTTTTTTCAGGGGCAAATTATTTTAGTTCAAAGGATAACCAAAGCTCTCTTTCACATCATGAAAGTTTCTGAGTTGTCCCTGAGGAACAACCATAATATTTGAAATGGGTTCAATGACTCATTTTCTGTGCACCTTTGAAGTTCCAGTTCTATTCATTGGGGAGTAGGCTGCATGCAGAGACCCTTCTAATTCccggatccagcaagtgttaataTTTATgcaaggattcaaattcctggaatagccaaacTAGCTTCCtcgtgaggtgatagcctgggttatgggccattaagggaacaaaTGAAGTGGCTCTGTGCTAGATATCAAATGGATGGACACCCTCCCCCCTCAACTGCCTGGTTAATTTAAGGCCAGAGCTGAGAGTGAAGTTAAAAGGTGGAAGCAAAGCAGAAGGCTGGGAAGCCAGAAAGACAGAGTAATGCTTGATCtttgtttgaatccaaggttgtGGATATGGGAAAGCAAGCTCCTCTTgggctgttaatgctgtgaacctccccatcataggctcaggtcgTATAcatgtgtaaacaaaccatatataATAAACACACCCGAGTACCCTCTGTACCTCATTGtgaaggaaacacgaaccctgggtatgtgcctggaaccccctggaatcttgcaccgctcggagattggggtggtgtgcaaaaGTGATGTCTTATTCAAGTGACACTCCAGAATCACATTCGTGCCAACATATGAATATGTCTCCATAAGTTTCAATATCAAGCTGTGTAGTCTGTAATTAATCAGCAAAAACCTTCACTGATTAAGCTGCGGATTAAGACTTGGCAGCCATAAGTCAGAATGCTTGTGTGATTGCAGGTTGCTGTCAGCTAAGACAGCAAGCTCTTTATTTTAGCTAAAAATTGCAATGTCTGAATCACATTCTTTTGAAAATACATGGATGCAGAAAGGAATGCATTGCCAAATGGAACAGCACCCTCTACTGATTACTTCAAAAAACTAAATGGACATAAAATTTGACAGGTGACAATGTGGTACTACCGGTAATTTCTCAATTTTAACATAGTGTCTATTACATTTTCCTTTTATGCATGTTATATTCTAGGAGAACTGTCCTTAGAGTTGTACAAGAGACTAGTAGCTGTTATCCAAAGGACTAGGCACTATCTCTTTTTCAGAATATTCTCTGTTGCAAAAATATTGGCCAAATATGTCCCCccccatgaaaaaaaaatcctcccttcTGACAGTTTCAGACTGTCATATTTGTGTTACAGACTTGGGAAGTTTTTATGATacattttacaaatcaatttttttaaataagaatttattggattttaacaataaaaacatacaaaatacaaacactacaaaaaactacaaaacaatacaaaaatacaacaaaaaaagaaaacttacacacacttatctatccttatcctctttataatcattattttgggacttcctcgcatcctctcttctgtgttcatttctaatcttctttagtaactttatgacattgtaaaatcttctttctcacaactaatcttaatctcacaaatcataatcatcatatgcctaaaatcttgttcctaataaaataaacattacacaactccaacttcttatatcctctcttaacttctgattactgtagcctaaatctcttctgattccaatttcagatattaattaatcacatcctatcaaataattaaatgtttcttccagttctcatacaccgtttcccccctctggtttcggagttccgtggtcagccatttttatatcccctttaaataatcttccttcaccccatacctttcctaaccatcctaacccttcccttttcccttcccatcccccacaggtctctccccccaaaagtccactctttccagctccttcgtcttcttttgttatttccatcttcctcttttccaGATTGTATCTTTCTTCTTGGTGGGTAACTGCTCTGACATAGCCATAAAGTATCTCTTCCTCATTCTCTGTTACatatttcattttcctttgttgctgtccttgaactcttggtctctcactccaagagctctctatTCTGTCCAGTCCTtgggctccaagcctctcacacttaaagagCCCATCTTGTTTTCCTAATTGTAAGTCCTTGTAAACCACCTCTTCTTCAGCAATTCCCTCCAGTTCTACAGCCTTTCCATCCAGTAAGTTCATAAAACAACTAGCAAAAACAGTTCCAATCCGGGCAGACTTCAGcctctgctggaaagctgtcagtgtTGAGCCTTGCATCTCGGCTTTAAGGACACCGTgaggtttgaaaaacaggaaatggtggggtctCAGTAACTTTCCTCATACGCATTACAATCCAGCCTAATGGCCTCCATTCACAGCCTGACCCAAACTCCTTAACCCAGAAGGTTAGCGGTGGTACATCTTTTAAATTGTAgtccacaagaagaaataaatcaagtaCTCAGTCTTGCCCTcaaacagggttttctacggTTTGCAAAATCAGCCatccacttaaaagcaagtctttcgcGGCTGCAGCTTTTagttgttactttgatcttgccgctgtcagagagagacggacttcctcttttgatctctcccgtaagccgaatttcaatagatattaaaacaaattaagctcagtacttacagagtccttctttttaaTTCAAATTGAGGAAATGCAAAACGCTCATAAACCGCCAGCAGTCGCTGCTTTGTGTAGTCGGGGAAGTGGTAGACCCTCAGTACTGCgccggagccccgctcgcttgaacagaccttactaggtctactcaagagcaaggacgTCGCTTCTTGTACCAGCTGGATCCCAAGCcctcaggacgctcctcctgaggtttttacggagcccgcagcgcggttgcggtaacTCCTAACCCGAAAACACTGGAGCCCCCTcagagctgagagagctcccgactgaacggaatggcaCTTCACAGGAAGTCCCATTTTACAAATTAaattgcccctccctccctccctttcctttaaacagaaaggaaaaaggtACACTTGCTAGCTAGAATACGCTGTCACATTCCCTTACTGTGAATGCCTTGCTTTGAGGTGGGTGTTCAGATCCTTAAAAGACTAACTCCTTGGAAGACAGACCAGGTGCAACTGTTTAATGGATTTTAttcaggagaaaaggggaaagaaacaccAAGCTAAGCTCGTTGGTTAATATAGCGCTACTTATGGTAGGAGCGTCTTCTTATACATAAACCTCTGAAACAGGAGGCCTCCCCTCTTAATCGTATGCTTAACCCAAGCCTCCCCTTTACCCTGGGACCAATCCTACTGACTGCTTTAAATGACAAATTGCAAGGGCTCTTTCCCCCACACCCTTCCCTTCCAATAGACCTTTACCTCAAAGCAGTCCCTGCTTGCCATGAAGTCTGATCTGTTCCCTGCAGTCGATACAGCCATAGTCATTTGTGTGTTTGATCGTGACTAACGCAGTTCAGGCCTGCATTTACCTGTGATCTGCCAAGGCAAaactcagccagccagccaagtgTGATGTCCTACCATTATGCTTGACAGCTGCCTTGCTTTTGCGGTCCCTATGCTGCTAAACGAAACTAGCATGTTTGATCAGCTCTCGCTGGCCAACATCCATAGCTGGTGTGCTGTGTTCAACTTGGTAAGTTGCAAGTCATGTAGGACTGTCATCGTTGATAAAACAATATCAACCAGCATTCAAGCAGCCAACcagatttctattttttttttttgtagccaATGAGCATTGCAGATCAAAGCTAGCATAGTATTCTGCTTGCCTCCACATTACAATGATAGAATCCTTCAATCTTCTTTTGAGTGTGTAGAGCCGGAAGTGGGGGGGGCAGTTCCTCATTAAATCATATTTCAAAAGTGTGACAAAATAAGTTGTTCATGTCCATTCTCGCCCTGGTCAGGGAAATTTCAGAAGGTTTGCTATCTCGGAAGTGAATGAATAGGATTTTCCTTTTCTTGCGTGCTCTAATGCCCTCGTTGCTGCTGCAAGCCTTTTATGTATCTACTCAGACGTGAGTCTCATTAAGTTCAACTCGCAGGTAAATGTTTATAGGGACTGGAGGCTTATTGCCACTACCATCAACAGAAGTAACAACTGAAATTTCAATTACCTTATATAacgcttcccccaaaggatcctggaaactgtagttgatcccctcacagagctagagttcccagaacccttaacaaattcCAGTTCCCTGGGTTATTTGGAGAAAGACATGTGTTGCAAATGTGCTTTAACTGCATTGTGTGGCTGTGACCTGTATTTCTTCACATGTTCCTGGCCTGAGCATTAGCACTCCAAATAGTCTTTAGGGCTAAACACTGCTGTTAGGCAAAGGTGtagcgtgggggggggaggggagagtgcgCAGCCCCAGACACACAATTTTCAGGGTGTGTGAACCAGTTGCAGGGATCCCTGTcccaccctgcctgctgctgggGGCCTCTGGGCCCTGGAGCTCGGCCTGGTCTTGCCACCACATCCCGAGCCCCCTCACTAAATGGCCGCCTGGCCAGTGTTGTAGGGGATGTGCCTGCCAAGGGGCACGTCAGCTGGTCGGGCTCCCCCTTGCATGGGCAGGCAGGCGGCACAGCGCAGCCCCGTGAACTCACAGAAGGTTAATACACCCTGAGCAAGTAGCTAAATGTGCTTCAGGCAAACAAGCCAAGCCACACAGTGGAAGGAAAAGCAAGAAATGTCCCACGTCGTTGCTGTTTTGATCTGGTGGGAAAAAATCTTCCTGATCGTTAGTCACATTCTGAGTGTGAACAAATCCCATGTGCCAAAACACCTCAAATGAAATATACTGGAAACATCTGCATGCCAACTAATAtcctatctttttttttaattctttactgcaataagtgtttttatttatcattttgtgGACCTGAACCTCTGCACCACACACCCATCAGCAACAGAAAGGTGCCTCCCCCTCCTAGGAGAGATCGCCAAGCAAACTGTCCAGTTTGAAGATGACATGACTGAGAGTCCATCCAGGCAAAGAGATGCAGTGGTTGAGGTTGAAATGCACATCACCAGACCATAGCAAGGAAAAGGAAGAGCTTTATCCACCTCTTACAAACAAAGCCACTTGTCCATCTCGTTTCCCATCCCTTTCAGGTCTCAGATCAAAGCCATCACCAGGACTTGATGGCTGCAAAGAGGATCTGTAGGGCCATAGAGATGCAGGGAAGTTGGGCCACAATGTAGGCCACTGAGCGTGTGGGAGCCCTTAGTTTCAAAAGGTAAGCCAAGGTGTGGACAATCCGGCCAAAGAAGAAGATCAAGAAGTGGATCCGGGCCACAGTAGGGTTGGGGTACAAAAGGGAGTAGATCGCACCGAGGAAGAGAAAGGGGTAAATGTTCTCCATGTCGTTGAGATGAGCCCTGCGGCATCGCTCCACATCAGGGTCTTCCCTGTGGTATTGCAACCCTCCGTGCCTCAGAGCATCCTCCGGATTGGCAAATGCCTTTTTGCGAAGCCTCACTTGTCCTGTTATGACGGCTACAGCATACATCTTTATGACCAAAAGGGTGCCAAAGAATACGAAAGACACGAAGGCTTCATTCTCCATCATTTTCTGCATGGGAAGTGAAGGATCGGTGCTGTTTCCACCAGAATGGATTGAGAGTAGGAACGACAGCAACTTTCCTATAAGAAGAACCACATATCTGATTACTTCAGGATAAACACAGCTCAGCCATTCAACAAAGGACTCCTCATATCCTATCCTTTTTGATGCcctagaaggagaaggagagagagagagagttggtgtgtgtgtgtgtgtgtgtgtgtgtgtgtgtgtgtgtgaaaaactaTTTCTTTGTGCATATTGGGGCAGTGTGCTTCCTGACCTCAATATCTTTGTATAAATTGATCAGCTGAATAAAGTTGTTGCCTTTGCCTTGATCACTCTTGCAGGGATATTTCAAAATGTTAACATCTCCAGCAGTTAAAAGccttctttgtttttgttctgaatTTGACAATTTTCAACTTACAGTAATTCGTTCCTGTGCTCACTTTCCAGTAAATCATGCTGGCTATTATGTGTAAATTagggttattgggggggggggggaaacctccatTAGATTTACTAAGGAAGTTAATAATccatatattaaaacattttcCCTACCCATAAATTGATTGTCCACTTCAGCTGTAATGTTCCCGCTTTCTATTTTACTGGAAAATATATCAATGAACAACTGGCTctgatttgtgtttttataaagtCTCTCAGAGATGGTAATAGACTAAGTAAACAGACTGCCTGTAAATGACAGTACAGCAACCCCTGCAAAGGATTAAGcaaattattttccattttaggattggcctttctttctttctttttgctgcatgtCATGTTTAAACCTTTTAAGTATTTTCCATTTGTTTGGGAGAATATCTGTGTATCTTTTTACAAAACATGAACAAAATCTCTTTGAACTCCAGTTTCCAACCCTAAGGAATCTTGTTATTTTTGGAGTCATCATCAGGTCCTGGGCAAAGGCAGAAAGGAAATGATAATTCTTTGTAGCTGGGCCAACAATGCTGTAAACTTAAAAATCCTACCGTCGTATGCTGAACCTTGGATAAAGCAGTAATCTGAGGCCTCCCTAAGATGTACACAGCAGTGACACAATCTGCTGAGCACGgcatttatatagatatatatattttacaaacgGTTGCGTTTGTTGTTTTGATTCTCTTGATTTCCAGTTTCTAAAAAAACTAAATTAAATACTGTACCTTTTGATGTAAAAGCTGAGCAAGAGCCTCAGATAACTGGAAACTGAAGTACAGCGTTTCAGAAGATCTCTCTAACATAAattctttttgggaggggggagacgaGTAATTTCAAATCTGTTACAAAGTGTTGGAGCCTGTtgagcctctgcctccactccCTCTCACCTGTGCTCTGTTTCCTTTTGGAGGGAGACTGGAGTGTCTTAAAGGGCCAGCCTTCTGGGAGGCAGATGGGCCTTTCTCCTGACCTTCCACCTAAGGTGTGCCCTGCACTATTAGACTGGTGATGTAGTGTGGAAGGCGTTTGATTTCTCAGGTGCAGGGGAAGATACCCACCAGGGTATTCCAGTTCAATGGACTCTGGTACTGTTGGATCTGGTTCAGCCTGCTCCTGCCTGCCAGAGACCCCCCTGATCACTCAGAACCAGGAATCCAGACTGCCTATTCTGCCAGTGATACTATAGTCTCTGATTCTGTGTTCTGGTCACCAGTGGACCCCAGAGACATGACCTCAAGCCAGCTCTGTACTGCATTATtgtgcagcagagagagagagagagagagagagagagagagagagagagagagagagaggcgcaaCAAATTTTATTCATCTTAGCACTGAGGTTCAAACAAGAagttcaaagagagagagagtaatctTACTTAGCACAAGAGAGTATGTAGTGAGCCAGATAATTTAAAGGGTGGGAAATATATACTGGAGATAAGAAGTCTACTTTATATTGAATCAGATCAATGATGCACTTAGCTTGGTACTGTAGACGCTGAATGGCAGAGAAATCTGTCACTGCCTTGCCTTGAGATGACATATGTAGCAATGTAGCACCAAGTCAGGACAAAGCAAGGGTTTATGTgcgtgcaatgggacttccccccaTCTCACCCCTCCCATTGCACCCCAAATATTTTCTAGGGGTTGTCCCAAACCCCCAGAGCCGACTTATGGAGGGCATGCatgagggaggaaggcagggaaagtcccattgcgcAAGCAGAGACCCTTGCATCATTGGATACCACCCAGTTTCAGCCCATCTCCTTGAACCGGGGCAGTCTGATCTTCTGCACCTCCGTGTGAATCTGCCTATGAGACATGTGGCCCCTAAAGGAGGAGATGATGGAATATTTCACTATGTAGGATTGATAGCAAGAAATAGTCAGCAGGTGGCACTCCTGTTCTATGCTGTAGTTAGAGATCTGTAATAATGGCAGTGGGGTGTGTGAGCATGCAAACacgcatggggaggggagggcagggaagggaTATTTTCCTCTGTTGTATGTTGTTGCTGAGTTATTCTCAGCAATACACAGACAGGAACAGAAAGGTTATGTTGGGACTGGCAGTGTATTTTAAGAAGAAATGgcaatttccattttatttttaacaaatgtaaaatatgtagtttgtttgcttgcttttaaaaaaaatcaatcaaacaaacaaacatattattcttattctGGGCTTGTATAGCTATCCTTGTACTGGCTTACACCACTTCCAGGAGACATTTCCTCCTATGGACAACAACGTTGACCACACTGGTCAAACAAGGTTTACTGctattcacagaatcatagaatggtagagttggaagggacaatgagAAATCATCTATTCTAGatcatccccctgcaatgcaggaatcctgcccacagctgtctctgggtgggctcataccaccaactttctggttaGCAGCCAGATGCAATGCCCCATTGCCCCACAGGAGGGCCATTCTTTCTCCTCTCTGTTTCCCATGTAGGCAGATGACTGATCTGGTCCTTATGAATGTAGTTGCTAGCTACACATTCTTAAAAACCCAAGGCCCTAATGCAACCTAATGTCATCCTATTAGCAGCTGGGAGGGAGCCATATTGAATGAAAtagcgggacttacttctgagtgaaaaCAGATAAGATTGTGCTGCACAAAGTGATGTTTCTATTTAGAGGGTTTCTAAGGTGGAAACaacatctgcttctgcttcattgactgtgcaaaagcatttgactgtgttgaccacagcaaactagggcaagttcttaaagaaatgggagtgcctgatcacctcatccatctcctgagaaatctctatgtggtacaagaagctacagttagaactggatatggaataactgattggttcaaaattgggaaaggagtacaacaaggctgtatattgtctccctgcttatttaacttatatgcagaattcatcatgcgaaaggctggactggatgaatcccaagccggaattaagattgccggaagaaatatcaacaacctcagatatgctgatgacacaaccttgaaggcagaaagtgaggaggaattaaagaacctttaaatgagggtgaaagaggagagcgcaaaatgtggtctgaagctcaacatcaaaaaaactaagatcatggccactggtcccatcacctcctggcaaatagaaggggaagaaatggaggcagtgagagattttactttcttgggctccatgatcactgcagatggtgacagcagtcacgaaattagaagacgcctgcttcttgggagaaaagcaatgacaaacctagacagcatcttaaaaaagcagagacatcaccttgccgacaaaggtccgtatagttaaagccatggttttctcagtagcgatgtatggaatgagagctggaccataaagaaggctgatcgccgaagaattgatgcttttgaattatggtactggaggagactcttgagagtcccatggactgcgagaggatcaaacctatccattctgaaggaaatcagccccgagtgctcactggaaggactgatcctgaagctgaggctccaatactttggccacctcatgaggagagaagaatccctggaaaagaccctgatgctgggaaagattgagggcactaggagaaggggacgacagaggacaagatggttggacggtgttctcgaggctatcaacatgagtctgaccaaactgtgggaggccgtgaaatataggcgtgcctggcatgctctgtccatggagtcatgaagagtcagacacaactgaacgactgaacaacaacaaaggtggtggtggtggtggactggATCCGGCCGGCCAGCCAGATTGTTATCCTCACCCAAGTGCCAAGGTTGATATGTGGGTGGAGCCAGATGACACCACAATGACATCACGCAAGGCACCTGGTGCAGGGGCAGGTAGGCGTGGCCAAAAGGGTCTCATGTGCCAAATTAGggccatgggccagaggttctccacccctgctcaatggtgaaattatttatttatcgaTTTTTTTGTATAAGACTATGGTTTGTATCCATTAGTGACTTTCCCTTACTGGAAATGGCAGGAAGGTTGCAGTAAACAGGAGGAAAAATCGGTTAGGTGCCCCAACTTGTGTTAGAAAAAGAGCACTTTCTTCTTTGGCAAAGCTACACTGCTTTATTGATTTATCTCTTTATTACAtcgtatatcccacctttcatccaaagagCTTGAGGTAGCATGCATCACACTTTCTCTCTCCATATTACCtgtacagcaaccctgtgaggtaggttaggctgagagactgcgactggctcaaggtcactcagtgagcttcatggccaagtggggtttgaaccctggtttcccacgCCCTAGTCTGACACCCTTAACCACTATGCTGCGTATGTTTTTagtccttccttctctcccaatggaatcctgggagctgtagtcctggGGAATCCTCAGCCCCTCACCAAACAGTGCAATGAAATGGAGGACTCTGGGCAGCCTGACAGGATGCATCTTGCTTGCTCCTGCTCAGTAGCACACAACCAATGACCACCATCTGACAGATATGAGTCTACCTACAGGGGCAGCatggagacagaggaggaggaggaagctcacAACCAGGGCTGCCGTGCTTTGGACTGCTTGTAAGTaagaagttgtaagttgtaagtAGGTGAGGgaggctgagggcaggctgaggttggtggggcagtgttcCATATGCCCtactagaccccccccccaacctctgtaTTTGAGCTGCCGAGGGAGGCCAATTCTAACAaaaagctgctgctgtttttgggaGAGGCTTAACATGTGTCTGTTCCTCTCTGAATATCGCAACCCACATAACTCTCCCTTTCCTTGCGTTGAAGCATTTGTAATTTGTTTCCTCTACAACAGTCCACAATCATTTCCTAGCCCAGAAGCACAAAGAGGTACGAATGTAATCATAGGGGAtctatgtttctatttttaaacaaGTGATTGCACTGTCGGCATGTGACCCATCTGGGCCGAGACGCTTGCGTGCTCCAAGCAGCCACCACCCTCCAAGTGGGCCTGCATTTCTAAACGAGCGCCATCTGCTTCGGCATTAGCTGTCTAATAAAGGCAAAGGGATGTGCGAAAGGGGGCAGTGGAGAGAAAAGCGAGACTAGGATTAAAGGCTTGGCGGCAAAGTGAGATTTGGGAGCTGGTGGCGACAGGGAGAGAAATGAAATCTCCTTATTCCCACAAGATAGTATTATATACCTAAGAGAGATCAGGTATTTTTAGAAGCCCCAAAGTTACGGTGTAGAAGCTTCTTTGCATCCTGCAAAAATGTGTCAATGCAGACTGCAATgtagtcagcaaactttttcagcagggggccggtccactgtccctcagaccttgtggggggccagactatatttttttgggggggggggagaaacaaattcctatgccccacaaataacccagagatgcattttaaataaaagcacacattctactcatgtaaaaacacgctgattcctggaccatccat
The sequence above is drawn from the Lacerta agilis isolate rLacAgi1 chromosome 5, rLacAgi1.pri, whole genome shotgun sequence genome and encodes:
- the LOC117046303 gene encoding prostaglandin E synthase-like translates to MQKMMENEAFVSFVFFGTLLVIKMYAVAVITGQVRLRKKAFANPEDALRHGGLQYHREDPDVERCRRAHLNDMENIYPFLFLGAIYSLLYPNPTVARIHFLIFFFGRIVHTLAYLLKLRAPTRSVAYIVAQLPCISMALQILFAAIKSW